CAGGTCGGGGAACGCCAGCCGCGTCACCCCGAGCATCGTGGTGGTCGGTGCCACCCTGGCGGCGCCCAAACGCGACGCCAGCACGCCGTAGTGCTGGAACAGCAGATCGACGTCGGTGGTGTAGACGTTGAGCCGGACGAGGTTCGAGAGGGACATGCCGGCCTCGCCGAGCACGGCCTCCAGGTTGTCGAGGCTGAGCGCCACCTGCGCCGCCATGTCATCGGCGTGCTGGGGCTTGCCGTCACCGCTGGTCGCGGTCTGCCCGGAGCAGTACAGGGTGCGGGTGTGCCCGGAGACGACCTCACCCTGGTTGAATCCCATCGCCACCGACCACGTCACCGGGTTGACGGCCGTTCGCTCCACTGCCACATCAGCTTCAGTTGATTCGATCTTCGATGCCATGTGGACGAGCCTCCCAGCGAATCACGACATCCTGTGTCGTGTATTCCCGGCATAATTTTCCGCATGAGAGCCGACCGGTTGGTCTCGCTGGTCCTGCTGCTGCGCCAGCGCGGTCGGCTGTCCGCGACCGCCCTGGCCGGCGAGCTGGGCGTGTCGACCCGCACCGTGCTGCGCGACATCGAGGCGCTGTCCGCGGCCGGCGTCCCGGTCTACGCCGAACGCGGCCGGCTCGGCGGTTTCGCTTTGCTGCCCGGTTTCCGGACCGAGCTCACCGGACTGAACAACGACGAGGCCCTTGCCCTGCTGGTCGCCGGATCACGACGTGGCGCGCAGGCGTTCGGCCTCGGCTCGGCGCTGGCCTCGGCCATGCTCAAAGTGGTCGACGCGCTACCCGAAAGCCATCGGGACACCGCGGCCGGCGTGGCCGAGCGACTGCTCATCGACCCTGAGACCGATCTTCTCTCTCGCCGCGTGGTCGCCGACGAGGTGCCCGACGCCATCGTGAGCGAGGTCCGGCGCGCGGTGTTCGCCGGGCACAAGGTGCGCATCCACTACGCGGCGGTGGACCAGCCGCCGACATGGCGCACGGTGGACCCGATCGGTCTGGTCACCGTGCGGGACCAGGGCTACCTGCTGGCCACGAGATCAGGCGCGGACCGCACCTACCGGCTGTCCCGCATCCTGGCCGCCGAGGAACTGGCCGAGCCCGCGC
This is a stretch of genomic DNA from Saccharothrix ecbatanensis. It encodes these proteins:
- a CDS encoding helix-turn-helix transcriptional regulator, producing the protein MRADRLVSLVLLLRQRGRLSATALAGELGVSTRTVLRDIEALSAAGVPVYAERGRLGGFALLPGFRTELTGLNNDEALALLVAGSRRGAQAFGLGSALASAMLKVVDALPESHRDTAAGVAERLLIDPETDLLSRRVVADEVPDAIVSEVRRAVFAGHKVRIHYAAVDQPPTWRTVDPIGLVTVRDQGYLLATRSGADRTYRLSRILAAEELAEPAQRPDRVDLDRAWQERSTRFRAGDDQVTVLVRVHPARREELVGTAVAVLAEEADADGWLRLEVSFQDSRHAVWALWQLATSAEALSPQWLRTSLRDRAAAVATRYGVSP
- a CDS encoding RidA family protein; this encodes MERTAVNPVTWSVAMGFNQGEVVSGHTRTLYCSGQTATSGDGKPQHADDMAAQVALSLDNLEAVLGEAGMSLSNLVRLNVYTTDVDLLFQHYGVLASRLGAARVAPTTTMLGVTRLAFPDLMVELEGTAVA